Genomic DNA from Filimonas effusa:
TCGTTCATTACCATGTGTATTGTTGCCAGCTCCTGCCGGAAGAAAGCTTCTTCTGGCAATTGCAATTGCTGCAACAACGTATTACATTCGTGAAACAGGCTTACAGTAGCGCGTATTCCCTTGTGAATATCTTCCAGCCTGGTGTCCCTGGCTACCATATTCGCTATCCTGCCCGCTACAGAGGTGTTATCACCAGAAAGCCGTGTCCGTTCATCCGTATCAGACAAATAACGTTCTGCCAGATCGAAATGAGCCACTGTAAAAGGAAACGATTGTCCTGACGCCGCCAGTTCGTTTATAATGTTTATCCGGCGGTTGATGGTGGTAACATCCGACAAAGGATGACGGAACATATCTTCCAGCAGGGCTGCCCCGCCACGCGTCACACATCCATTGAACAACTGGTACACAGATGCACCACCCCGCGCAGCCAATATACCCAGATCGTCCAGGGTTTGTTTATCGGTTATAAATGCCATGACAGTTTATTTTCTTTTGCGGCGAAGCAACAATACAGTACCAAACAATACCAGTACACCCGGCAGTATCCACAGGCAAGCCGTACGTAACATCTTAACCTGCTCCTTTGACACCAGCACCCTGGTATCTATAGCAGACGGGCGACTCGTAAAAATCGGGAACTCGCCATAACTCAGCCAGCTGAACACTGCCGTATTGAATAGGAAGTTGATGGAACGTACATTAAAGCGCTGCTGCTCTTTATTGGCGAGAAAGTCGGCATCGCCGGCGATAACAATACGTTGTTCTTTATTGTTTACTTTCCTGGTTAAACTAGCCGCTGTAGTGAACACACTGCGCTCATCGCCTTCCAGCGGAGCAAACTCCACAGCCGCCGAATCGGTTACCAGCTTCCCTTTTTTAAGCCAGCTTTTATTGGGATCAGTTTGTAACAGGGGCTTGACAGTATAACCACTACTGCCGGAAATAGAAAGCGCAGTAGCATCCGGCATGGTAACTACGGCACTGTCGTGATGACTGTGTAACAAAGCGGGATACAATTCAGGAGCGCCTTCCGCAGCAAAAGGAGTAGCCAGGTCAGGTTGCAGATCCTTACTCTGATACACCAGTATTCCATCCATCAGCTGAACACCAAATTGTTTTATCAATGGGTTAATCATCTCCTGCTTTCCAGGCTCACCTGCAATGAGCAGGTTACCGCCTTTATCTATATAATGCTGCAGTTTTTGTGTGGCAGTAGCCGACAACGCTATCCTCGGATCGGCCAGAACCAGAGCCGTTATATTGGCGGGAATATCATTCTTATCAAGTGCCACCGTATCTACATCAAAGCCCTGGTTCAACAATGAATTGCGGAAACTCTTCAGATTGGTAACCATACGATATTCCCTGTCTCCCAGTTTATGAATATCTCTTTCATAATCGCCGGTTACAAATACGATCTTCGGCATACTTGCACTTACTAACCGTTTCAATGCAGCAGACACTTCCGTTTCAGAAGGCCAGCGCATGTTATCGGGAAATACTCTCAGAAAAGTAGTCCTGTTCTTATATTTCAGCTGCATGGTATACCAGGCTGGCTCCTTCGACAAATCGATGATCTTCCTGATCTCATCCGGTTTTTTAAAATCAGCTGTTTTCATATCCTTGCTCTCCGCCACCTGCGCAGCTATTTGATCCAGTGTTTTTCCGGGATACCAGCGCATCATGTTCCCACTCGAAGAGTTGATTGTATCGTAATACAATGTGTTATTCAATTTAATATTATGCTTGAACCGCATGTAGGGTTCCCAGCGGGCCAGGTTGCTATTATAAGACTCCGGGCTTCCCATCTCATAGAACTGATCTAGCAGGTTCGTGTAGGCATTTACCTCCAGAGGCGCATCACCCAGTTCCGCTATTACCTTTTGTGTAGCCGGCGTAATAGTATTCTTTTTGTCGCGGCTCAAGTCAAGGTAACCAATCATGGAAGGAATGGAACTGATATAACCCACCACCAGCGTAACCGCAACAATAAGCAGGTAACGTCCTGTTTTTACGATAGCCGGTTTAGACTCCATGCCCGACCTAAGCTTGTATACTGTAATGGCAATAAACATATAAATGATGAGCAGGAAATAAAGCAGGTCACGGGTAGTAATAAGCCCGTTCATCATCTTGTTTGTTCGTCCTGCAATGGATAAAAAATAGGTAAGGTTACGTACCACTGCTATCCCCTGCCAAAGATTCCCTACATAATACAGCACCCAGATAATCACAAAGGTACACACTGCCGCTACCACCTGGTAATTGGTCAGCGACGACATAAACAAACCTATAGCAGCATACGCACACAAAAGCAGGTACAAGCCAAGCAAACTGCTAAGAAGCAAACCTGTATCGGGAGACGCTATCGTAAAATAAGTGGTAAATATAAAGATGCCAACTACCGCCACCAGCATAAGACACATGACCATAATGGAAAGAAACTTTCCCAGTACAATCTCACGCACATGTATGGGAGAGGAATACAAGAGCCTGATAGTACCACTGCTTGTTTCGCGACTTATGAGGCCCATTGTCAGCAACGGCATATACAAGTAAAGGTTCTGCATAACGGAGCCGAATACACCCTGCCGGCCGTAAAAGATTACTTCAATAAAACTGATGTTAAGCCTGTTTCCCGCCTCCTGGTCGCGCGCCAGCGATTCAAGTATCGAAGTATAAGGAATACCTACCTGGATCAGAAAGATAATGATCAGGAACCAGGCGATGGGCGAATAGAATAGTGTCTTTAATTCTGTATTGGCAATTCGTATGATCGTTTTCATGAAACCGCTGCATTAATGTTGAGATGAATGTTGGGATAACAACTTGAATACTTCTTCGAGGGAGTTCTTTTCAAAACTGATCTCGCGCAGGCGCCAGCCCTGTTGAATACTTTGGGCGACAATATGTTCGCTGATATCCTGGTCGCCATTGAAGAAAACCCGAGCCAGCCTGTCCGATAGTATTTGCGTATTAACTACGCCATGTATTTTTTCCAGTTCACCGGCGGCGGGCATATTACCGAAGTGAACGATCATGCTATGTGGCTCTATATAGTTGTTGAAAGCATCCATGGTATCTGAAAAAACGATACGCCCGTTTTCTATCATCTTTATCTCTTTGCATAGCAACTGAATTTCGGTGAGTATATGAGACGAAAAGATCACCACTCTGTCGCGGGCAATATCCCTGATGAGCGCCCTTACTTCTATCACCTGATTAGGATCGAGTCCATTGGTAGGTTCATCAAGCACCACAACACCTGGTTTGTGTACAATAGCCTGGGCAATACCTACACGCTGCCGGTAACCGCCTGAAAGATTTTTGATCAGCCGTTTACTGAAATGGGCGACACCGCAACGTTCTTTCACTTCGTCTATCGCCTGCTTCATCGCTGTCTTTGGCATAAGTCTCAAGCCTGCACAATAATACAGGTACTCGTCTACCGTAAGGTCCATATACAACGGCGGGTTCTGCGGCAGGAAGCCTATCTCGCGCTTGGCCAGCTGTGGTTCGGCTTTCATATCTATCCCGTTGATATACACACGGCCTTCTGTCTGATTCAGAGAGCCGCAAAGGATATTCATGGTAGTGGACTTTCCTGCACCATTGGAACCAAGCAGTCCCACAATACTGTTTTCCGCAATCTCGATGTTGATGTCCCGTATCGCCCAGTTACTGGTATAGCGATGAGACAGCCCCTCGATCCTGACAATACTTTTACTCATTTTTGTGTTATTTTTTTGTCTCGTTCCGGCCGAAACAGCCAAAAAGATCCCGGCCAGCCAGAACAACCGGCCGGGACTTTCATAGCGGTATGCACCTGGTGCATCCGTTTAGCCTAACATTTAAGGGTTCTGTTCTATTTCAGGGTTTTGTACGATAAGAATGTTAGCCATCGGGAAAACATACCCGTTACTATTAGGTTCCAGTGTATAAGTAGTGCCGTTGAACACACGTTTTTTCGTTTGTG
This window encodes:
- a CDS encoding Gldg family protein, which translates into the protein MKTIIRIANTELKTLFYSPIAWFLIIIFLIQVGIPYTSILESLARDQEAGNRLNISFIEVIFYGRQGVFGSVMQNLYLYMPLLTMGLISRETSSGTIRLLYSSPIHVREIVLGKFLSIMVMCLMLVAVVGIFIFTTYFTIASPDTGLLLSSLLGLYLLLCAYAAIGLFMSSLTNYQVVAAVCTFVIIWVLYYVGNLWQGIAVVRNLTYFLSIAGRTNKMMNGLITTRDLLYFLLIIYMFIAITVYKLRSGMESKPAIVKTGRYLLIVAVTLVVGYISSIPSMIGYLDLSRDKKNTITPATQKVIAELGDAPLEVNAYTNLLDQFYEMGSPESYNSNLARWEPYMRFKHNIKLNNTLYYDTINSSSGNMMRWYPGKTLDQIAAQVAESKDMKTADFKKPDEIRKIIDLSKEPAWYTMQLKYKNRTTFLRVFPDNMRWPSETEVSAALKRLVSASMPKIVFVTGDYERDIHKLGDREYRMVTNLKSFRNSLLNQGFDVDTVALDKNDIPANITALVLADPRIALSATATQKLQHYIDKGGNLLIAGEPGKQEMINPLIKQFGVQLMDGILVYQSKDLQPDLATPFAAEGAPELYPALLHSHHDSAVVTMPDATALSISGSSGYTVKPLLQTDPNKSWLKKGKLVTDSAAVEFAPLEGDERSVFTTAASLTRKVNNKEQRIVIAGDADFLANKEQQRFNVRSINFLFNTAVFSWLSYGEFPIFTSRPSAIDTRVLVSKEQVKMLRTACLWILPGVLVLFGTVLLLRRKRK
- a CDS encoding ABC transporter ATP-binding protein, encoding MSKSIVRIEGLSHRYTSNWAIRDINIEIAENSIVGLLGSNGAGKSTTMNILCGSLNQTEGRVYINGIDMKAEPQLAKREIGFLPQNPPLYMDLTVDEYLYYCAGLRLMPKTAMKQAIDEVKERCGVAHFSKRLIKNLSGGYRQRVGIAQAIVHKPGVVVLDEPTNGLDPNQVIEVRALIRDIARDRVVIFSSHILTEIQLLCKEIKMIENGRIVFSDTMDAFNNYIEPHSMIVHFGNMPAAGELEKIHGVVNTQILSDRLARVFFNGDQDISEHIVAQSIQQGWRLREISFEKNSLEEVFKLLSQHSSQH